CTGCACATTGCTCCAGCTGAGCCTGTTATGGGTAGTTGTGGAAAGAGGTGATGACCCAAGGGGAGGTGGTGGGGCAGCAAACTcttctcccagcccctctgctcttGCCCAGGCCCTGTTTGCAGGGACTAACCTGCCCcatctgccccctccccagcgtGTCCCTGCCCCACCACAGAGACATCATTCGCAACTGTGCTGTCAGCGTGGACCAGATCCAAGACCTGCACTCCCCGATGTCCCCCATCTCCGAGAACCCAGCGTCACCCGCCTACAGTACGGGTAGGCATCAccccccatcccacggggggctgtggggatgTGGGTCAGGCTGGGCTTGACATGGGTGTGATGCAGGgacctggggagggggatggaCCTGGCTGGGAAGACAAGCCCCTGTGTCACTCCCTGCTAGCGAAACCCCATCCAGCTCTTTGCATGGCAATGAAAACTGTCCAGACGGAGGGCTTGACCTGACGATGGGACCTCAGCCAGTCCTCAGCCACATCATCATGCAGCTGTCCTGGGACCAGCTGAGTCCATTTGGGCAGCAGGGCTTTCCCCGagctccatgtccccaggctgctgcatcCATGGTCCCTATGCATGTGCATATCTCTGGACTCTGATAACAGGGTCTTTCCTGCTTCCTACAGTTACACGGCTAAAGCCACATGCCTGCCAAGCGACTGGGATTGCCCCCGCCTCTCCGGTCATAAGAAGGTCCAGCGagccccagctgtgcccagggaACAACAGCAAACCCTTGCCAgaccctgcccacagcacccACTCAACTCCCTGCCATGGGTATACCCGcacctccccctctccctccgtGAACAGCTACAGCGACCCGGACACGGGGCATTACTGCCAGCTTCACCCTACCTCACCAGTCAGCAGAGACCGGCCAGCTCATGACAACAAACAGCTGCCAGCAAAGAGCTACATGGAGAGGCTAAAAGTGGAGGAAGGACAAAGAGGGACTGTGGAGAATGGctctggggaagcagaggcagggcagaggcTGAAAGGAGAGATGGACTTCATGGCCTTTGTGCCCCCCACCATAGAGACAACCTCCTCCTTCAACCCTGCGGCCTTCCAGTCCCTGCTTATCCCCCAGGAGAACAAACCACTAGAGATGGCCGTGCTCAAGAAGGTCAaagagctgctggcagaagTGGATGTGAAGACGCTGGCCAAACACATCACCAACGTGGACTGTCTGGTACGGCCAGGGCCGGGCATCGCTGCCCTCTGATCGCTCTGGGTTGGTAGGGGATCAGAGCATCCCTGAGCATCAGGGCACCCCCAAGCATTGGAGCATccctgctgggctctgctgtgctgcatcagccagggcaggcagaggctgaTCTGGGGCAAGAGGCTGCCCGAGGACGCTTCAGCCTCTCCTCAATTAGCAAAGGTCTAATCAGCTCTCACCTTTCTTACCAGGTTGCCCGGATATTGGGTGTGACGGTGGAGATGCAGAGGCTCATGGGGGTGAGCTCTGGCATGGAGCTCCTCACTCTGCCCCACGGCCACCAGCTCCGCCTCGACCTGCTGGAACGGTACGGCACAGCATGGCGGAGGCGAGCCCACTGGGCTCCCCCACACGGCACAGCCTGGCTCCCCTGGGGGTGTCCCAAGCTTGGCACGGGGAGGGGTCTGCTGCACTTCCCAGGGTGGAGGAGCCCCAGCCAAGCCCCAGGGACATCCCCAGCCATGCCACGCTGACCCCGCTCTGTGTCTCGCCCCACGGCAGGTTTCACACCATGTCCATAATGATCGCCGTAGACATCCTGGGCTGCACGGGCAGCACGGAGGAGCGGGCGGCCTTGCTCCACAAAACCATccagctggctgctgagctGAAGAGCACCATGGGGAACATGTTCAGTTTTGCAGCAGTGATGAATGCCCTGGAAATGACACAGGTACAGGGACACTCCCTTCGTCCTCATGGCCTGGGCTCAGCCCCCTCACCCAAAACACATCCCTCTCCCGGTGTCCTGCAGGCTCCTGCACCCAttggggggggagaaggggcaAAATGCCCAGGGAGAGGTGTGGGGCCACATCCGCTGGGATGtaagcagggaaaggaaagagcagtCCCCTCCATGGAGCAGACAGCACAGTCCCACCGGTATCTTGGTGgctgggctttttgttttgtgttgggctGTGTTCCTGGGAGGAAATGAATCTGCCCTCCGGTACAATACAAATCAGTCTCAAGGCCATGGCAGCAGTGTCTCCCGGCCACACTGCTCCCTTTGGAAGATGAAAGGAGattaaaattcaattttaaattGAGCCCAGCTGGGAAGTCTTGCTTCCTGCCCGCACAAAGGAGGTGGAATGGCTGCCCCCTCCCTGCGTTTCATCTTCAAGGCTGCTGTGACGCGGGTAAGCTGCTGTCCTGAggcacagggaggggagagaaatcTTGAACCAAGCCTTGGTGCCAGGGATGTGCCGTCTCTGGCATGGGCACTGGTGGAGGAGGCTGTTttggggagcagcaggcactACTGTATGCAAGGCTGGGGTCATGGCTCTGGGGCCAGACTGTGCCCTCCTAGGAACACCCTGCAAGCCCGGAGCTCTGTGCCCAGAGGCTGCAttgcccccagcaccctccatCTGCCCCATCTACTTTCAGATCGCCCGGCTGGAGCAGACCTGGATGGTGCTGCGGCAGCGGCACACAGAGGGTGCGATCCTCTATGAGAAGAAGCTCAAGCCGTTCCTGAAAAGCCTGAATGAAGGGAAAGGTAACGGGAGCAactccttttctcttgcctgcctgctccttccTGCTTCATCTGGGTATGACCTTGCTGGAGGGGGACACGTTTGAGAGCTCTGACCCCTCCCAGCCAGTGCCAGACGcttcccctccagctgctgAACCACCCCATCACCCAGAAGGGCCTGTTTGGCCTCAGCTGCCCCTTCCTTCCCAAGGAAGCATTTCATAactaaataaaaccagcagctgGGCACAAACACAACTCGGCCGAGCCAAACCCTTATGCTCACATGGTGGTGCATGCCAAGCCAAGGGGACAGGGCGGCCAGCTGGAGAAGATGAAAAGGCATGTCTCTGCAACACCCAGCACGCTGGGCTCTGCAAACCTGCTCCCCATCACAGCCCTAGGAAACGCAGACACagcctgagcagggacagcagcaTTCCTCTCACAACCAGAAAGCCTGGCTGGGAGGAGCTGGTGTTGAACATGGCAATGGCCCTGGGCACAGCGATTGCAGAGCCACAGCCACTGCTGTGCTACAGCTGAGCCTTAAGGCCTCTCCCTGGAGCGTGATGGCAGCCCGGCTTTGTGGGGCTGTGTGGCCACACAAGCGCTCTGTGGGGCCAgggcaggtggggaggggaatgCAGGGGCCTGGGGCCGTATGGGGTCCTCAGGGTGCCTCTCTCTGCAGAAGGGCCGCCGCTGACCAACACCACCTTTCCCCACATCATGCCCCTTGTGACTCTCCTGGAGCGGGATGAGGCTCTCACGGACAGCCCCGAGCCCTGGGACACCACTGACAATGGCGTGGAGGTGGTCATGGCCCACCTGGAGGCAGCGCGGATGGTGGCCCACCACGGCGGGCTCTACCACACCAATGCCGAGGTGAAGCTGCAGGGTAAGCGATGGGGACAGCAGAGCCCCTTTGCCTCCACCACATTCCCAGTGTGCAGCTGGGTCAattccagcccagcactggacagAGCATCCCACAGGAGCAGGGTCCCAATCCTATCCCCGTGGGACTGACTCTCCCTTTCTGCAGGTTTCCAGGGCAGAGCGGAGCTGCTGGAGGTCTTCAGCACCGAGTTCCAGCTGCGGCTGCTCTGGGGTAGCCGTGGGGCCGAGAGCAGCCAGGCCGAGCGCTATGAGAAGTTCGACAAGGTCCTCACTGCCCTGTCCCACAAGCTGGAGCCAGCGGTGCGCTTCAGCGAGCTGTAACCCCCAGGCAGGGGGAGagtccccagctcccagcctgccaCCCCCGGTGGCTGCAGGGCAAGGGATGGGGCCAGGCACCTGGCACCAGGAGGAGCAGAGATGGCCCAGACAGGCACTGGGACACCGATCAGCAGTTTTGagatgaagaagaggaaaagcagccaCTTCCCATCCACCATCCACCGCCTCGGTGCATGACGGGCCAGGGGATCCGCACCACTGCCCCGACGGATGGGGACAGTAGGCACCAGTGtccaccacccagccctgctgaggTCCATGGCTACACAGTGCCCCTCACCTTGCCCTTTGGTTTCGTTTCTTTTCCACCTGTCTTGCCCTCGGCTGCTGGATCCCGCTTGCAAACGTTTGCACCATCACTTCTCGATGTACAGACTTGTGAAGGATGGTTCCTGTAAATAGGCTCAATGCTTTTGTTCTGTAAATATGTGTACAGATCTCATGGGTTTGGTTCTTACATACAATAAACTTTTATGCTGTTCCTCAAGGTGATCCCCTCTCCCATGGGTGTCATTTAAACACCTCCCTTTTAACGTGGGGagtccccagcccctccccggAAGAGCAGGGCTTGGGGAAGGGCTGCTGAGTGGGAGCACCGTGCTGaacccagcccagcctggcccccGGACCTCCCGGGTGGCCCAGTGTCAGGAAGGGCTGTGTGGCTGCCCCGACCCCCGCCCTCTGCAAGGGGGGACCGGGGTCCCCAAAGCCCCCACTGcaggaccggcccccaccgggAGGCGGAGCAATGCGGGCCCGCCCCCGCGCTCTCTGGCCACTCCCATCTCCCCGTAGCTCCGCCCCTCCCTCTCTGCCCGCGCCCCCTCCCCGTAGCCCCGCCCCCGCCGTCAGCCGTAGCGCGGGCGGTGCCGGAGCGGCGGCCGCCATGGCCCCGGGAGCGGCGGTGCTGCTCCGGGCGCTGCggttcctgctgctgctggcggccgccgcccgccccgccgccgcctgggACCTATGGGCGCTGCGCTGCGGCTTCTCGGCGGACTGCGAGTGCGGCTTCGGGCCCGACCTGCGCGGTcagcgggggcggcggggcgggaagGGAACGGGGCGCCCCCTGAGGCGAGGACGGGGGCTCCGAGGCCCGGGAGGCGGCAGCCGAGGGGGTCCCGGCCGCGCAGGGTGTCTCCAGGAGACCTTCCCCAGAGCAGAGCGGGGCTGTCGGCCTCCCCGGCCCGCCGAGGGGcaggagcggcggcggggccgttGTGCAGCCCGGGCCGGCTGCCTGGGGGGGCCGAGGAGGCAGCCCTCAGACGCGGGACAGCCGCAACGCGCGAcaggagctgctccagcctgcGTTTGGTAAATCTTGATTTGACTTTGCTTCAGGCCTGGAGTGTGACTTGGCCATGAACCTggtggggcagcccctggtgaGGCAGCAGGTCATGAAGGGAGTGACGGAGTTCCTGGAGAACCAGAATCCGGTGAAACCCCTTGTGATGTCCTTCCATGGCTCGACTGGAACAGGCAAAACCTACGTGAGCTCCATGCTCATCCGATACCTCTTCCAGGGTGGGCTCCAGAGCCCCTACGTTCACCACTTCTCTCCAATAGTGCACTTCCCCCATGCTGAGCAGATAGAGCAGTACAAGGTAAGGTGCGCCTCTTGGCATGATACTacttggttgggttttttatggtTATGTCCATCTTGATCCTCAGTACGCACACATTCAGGCTGTATCCTGAAGTGCAGTAGGAATAAAAGCTCTTTGTTTTACCCTCTCAGACAAACACGGCTGAATGAGTGGCTCCACACACTGGCTGAAGAATCCACTAGTAACTGTGATGTACTGTGGCACTCAGTTGTCACTTTCATCTTCCCCACTGCAGTCCTTGCTGATCATGTTCTCATTCTTTATTTACACAGCCCTTTGAACACAGTAACAAAAGAGCTTAGCTTAGATGAAAGGCACTAAAATTCTCCCATTGCTTTCGGGACAACTTGATGCCTGTGAAAACCTGCATATTGCTAGACTTGTAATCCCCTTCTCACAGCCAGCAGCTCTAGACTCTTAGCCACATCACTATGTCTCTTAAAgctgagaaagggaagaaatcaaaatgtGAAGGTCAGCTGCCAAACCCTCAGCAGAGTGGGGAATCAGCACACCTTTCTGGGTGTTTGGAGAAGTTATTTGTTGTACTGTGTCCTTAGAAGAAAGACTCTCAGGAAGATAAAACCCATACTGGGTGAAGTGCTTCAATGAAGTTATACACACCCCGGGGCGACGTGAGTGGGTTTGTGCAGGTTGGCGTCTGCACTGAAGTGACTTCAGCCATGGTAAAGAGCCAGAGCTGGGTCAGCGCAGGCACAGGGTTTTGCACCAGGACAGGAGTTGGCAAAAAGCACTCAGTAGCTGGTAAATATGTAGATacactgtgaaagaaaagaatgtgGGGAACTGTAGGAGTCTGAATTCCCAGCTTTAGtttgctgcttccttctttAAATCTGTAATAAAAGATCTACAGCCGGCTGACAAAGCCGGTAACAGCCACTTGTGTGAAACCCAGAATAAAGGAGGCGCCCCCAGTGCTGCCTCCAGGTAGGTGGTGCTGTGCAGGGACAAGCTGCATTCAGCACCTTCAGCTCCACTTGAGCTCAGGCCTCAGCTTTTGCTCTGGGATAGCTCGAGCCTCCCTCGCTGCCCTCAGTATCTCTCTGCCTTACAGCTTGGTGGGTATTTTTCCTAGGAAAGCTTGAAGCGCTGGATCCAAGGGAACTTGACAAACTGTGGACGGTCGGCCTTTCTCTTTGACGAGATGGACAAGATGCACCCGGGCCTGGTCGACGTGATCATACCATTCCTGGGACCCTCGTGGGTTGTGTATGGGACCAACTACCGCAAAGCGATCTTCATCTTCATAAGGTAAGAGAGGCCCCTCTGCGGCATCACGGGGCCTTCCAGCGCACTGCTTCTCATTTGGGCAGAAGTCATACCTACTTCAGAGCACACACTTggtctgcttttccttctccaagcCTTGAGCCTCTACAGATACCAAGAGACAGTATTTCATTGTGAATAGACAGACCTGGAGACTCTGAAAAAGCTCTCCTGTCCCTGTTATTTGGCTGCCTTTACAGGAGTCATTTTAGGCCAGGCAGCTGGGAGATCCTGGCTTGCACTCATGCAGGCTGGAGGCTGCCAGAGGCCACCTCTGTCCTGCAACACCACTTCCCCAGGTAGACACCAAATAAGCATCTTGTTCTTGTGCAGCAATGCAGGAGGGGAGCAGATCAACGAAATGACGCTGGATCTCTGGCGTGCCCACAAGGACCGGGAGGAGATAAGCCTGCAGGACCTGGAGCTGGCCATCTCCAAAGCCGTGTTTGAAAACCCTCAGAGTGAGTCCGTGGAGCAGAGCCCTTCCTGCAGGGTCAGAGCCCGGCAGAGGGAGCCAGGCCCATTCCAGGCAGGCACTGCCTGCCACCTCCCAGGCAGCCAGAACGGGAGGAGGTGGTTTTGAGGGAAGGCTCCCTGGCAAAGGGAAGTAATAGCCCGGCCTTCCAAGCCAGCAGACCCGTGGCCACATTTAGCAAAGTTCTTTGGAGACAAGGTGTATTCACAGTTTGGGGGTTGGCAAATGGCACAGCATGCTCACTGGAAAGGCACCAAGATGTACTGATCCCCACCACCTTCCCAGTTCTCCTTGCTTTGCCCTTGTCACGGGGAGCAGAGCTTAAATTCTGACTAGTCAGGCTAAATCCCCCCATTCCTGGAGAAAAGTCTAATGCAGGGGAAGCGGGGTGACAACTGATGGGTTCAGATCTCTCATTGTACAAAACTGGAGCAGATCTGTCTTCAGCTGAGTATTTTGGTTTCACACAAAGCAGCTCTTTGAATTCCACAGACTGCAGAGGCTCTCTGAAGGCAAAACCAGtcttttccttggcttttgCAGGTGGATTCTGGAAATCTGGCATCATTAATGAACATCTCATTGATTTTGTTGTGCCCTTCCTCCCATTGAAGCGCCACCATGTAAAGCAGTGCGTCATCAGCGAACTTGTCCAGCAGGGCCTCGAAGTACGTCCTGATGTTGTCCAGGAGGTTGCTGACAGCATCCCCTACTTcccagaagaagagaaaatattctcATCAACAGGCTGCAAAACAGTGGCCTCTCGGATCAGTTTTTTCTTGTAGTCACTGGCAAGACCCGTGCTTGGATCCATAGGGGGTATATATGGGGCTGTAaagcagcagagcccaggcCTGGCACGataagcagcaggagctgcatgTTGCCTCTCAGCAGCACAAGTGTTCTCCTGCTGACCTCATTTCTCCAGCACCAAAGAGGCCGCTGCAGGATGCAGCTGTGGGACCAAGTGCAAGGGATGTGATTTTAAAGCACTTTACTGATTTACCCTTGGCCAGGTGAGGGTGGGTATGACCAGCCTGGCGCACCCTCTGAGACGTCTGTGATGACAAGGGGAAGAAGCTAAGAGGGTCTGCAGGGTCAGGGAGGTTTCTCACCCTGTTGGCAGCACCCACCCGcagctctcccctctcctgGCAGCTATTGATATTCAACGTATGAAGATTCTGAGCCCCCAgaagaatatttatttcctaCAGCATTTTAATAGTTTAAAATCCTCTTAAGCGTGGCTGTGCCTCAGCTCCTTGGTACAATGTGACAGCTCTGGTGCTGACTCCTGCAGTGCTGGCCTGTGAACACCTTCAACATTGCAGCAAAGTTTTCAAGGAAGTTTTAGAGCTTACttctttccagcttcctttcACTGTGAATAGGTGCTGGTAGGGACCAGCTTCACCATCAACAAGCATGGGGCTAATGTGGGAGTTGGCAACAACTGATCTGCCGAGAGCCAGGTTCTTCCTACTGTCCTCTTGTCCATCTTTCCTCTAAGGTCCAAAGAATTTTCCTGCAGCGAAccaggaaaacaacaaaaaaagactcCTTGCTTGTTTTACCAGCTACAAAAAAATTTCAGTCCTACCTCCAGGGGAGCCAACGGAGCCACTAGTagttttgaaaatttcttttcttcagcgGTGATTTCTACAGCAGGCTGAGAGCTGGTGCTATGAGCTATTGAGCCTCTTGTACATCCTTCTGCTGGTCAGACCTTGCAGGGCTTGGATGGGCCAGCATCCGTGCAGCTTCTGGGGAGTGTCACTTACAACAGGGGACCTGGGGACAACTTAAGATTAGTGCTTCACGCTGCCAAGTATGATGTGCACAGTACCACTGGCCTTTGCCCAGGTTTTAAtctcctctctgcagccagTTATGGGAGAACAGGTCAGAGGAACCAGAATTATTCACTCTCTAGGAACAAACTGCCCAAGGGATGGGTGCAGGGATGCTTCCCAAAACTCCCCAATGCTGCACTCGGGCCCTATGCTGAAATGAGCTGCCAGTGCTTGGGACCATTCCAGCTCCAGAGGCCAGTGATTTTAGACACCACCCCAAACACTGCCTGGGAGCTGGCCCACAGACAGGCCCAAAAATTCTGCCTCTTCCAAAAATGTTCtgcatttctaattttaaaataaattttttattaaataagcAGTTGGGGAAGTCTTTTACTTGGATTCCAGACTGCAGCTAGCGTGGAAGGACTTGGAAGATTTGCAGTTGCATGGGAACAGCTGCCTGATGTGATGGGACTTTGGGGATttagcagcacagagctgatgCTTTCCAATTAGGTAACTGGAAACAAGACAGCAGCCTTTTCCCGGGGAGGAGGTGAAACGGCAGTAGCTGGGTCAGACATCCTCTGCAGAGGAGCCAGTGTAGGTCCAGGAAGGCCAGTTGATCTCTCTGCCCTAGAGCACTTTTCCCCCACTGGGGAGCACATCTGGGTCCCAAGGCCACATTTGCAGGGCTAGTGCCAGCCCAGCAGGAGGTGGGAACCACCACACCTCCTTCCCAGGGAGGGTCTTTTTGGGAAGCCTGCCTGGAGGGAGCTGTGGGCTGAGACAAGGTGCTGGGCAGGCTGAGTGGCAGACcagctgtttctgcagcagcttttgcTGGCGCTCTGTGCGCTGGCTTGGTGCAAGATCCAAGCCTGCAGACCCTGCTGCCACACCCCAGGCTTGCTCACCTGAGTCAATGTCCCTCCGGCAGCTCCTACTTCTATGTATAGACATCCAGCAACCTGCCGCCACCTTTTAGGTAGACCGCACCTCGCCACCAAGTCCTGCCATCGCTGTTTGTGCAGTGCCACTGCAACCTGTCTCTGCAGAATGCCGTCCCCTGGGCTCAACTCCAGCGCCTGCTGGTAATCCACCAGTGCATAGGCCAGCTCCCCCAGGCGAAGTAGTCTGCAACGAGGCAGCATTGGCATCTTGGTTAAATGAGAGCGGCTGGGGGCTGGCTGTCGCCCCCGGGCTGTGTCTGGAGCTCTCCATGCCAGTGGGAAACACACACGGCACGTGTCCAGCCCACCCCAGCCACAAAGATTTCAGCATCATTAGCCAAaagctctgagctctgccaggcAGGAGACGCAGCCCAGTCTGGAAGAGAGCAGCCATTCCCAGCCATGCCCCCAGGACAGGCCATGTGGGGAGGGAGCCAAACCACCAGCAGTAAATCCCAGGTCCTGGtacctctcccagctgctgaaaCAGTCCAGGCAGGCACAGCTGTGAACTGGGGTCAGGACCAAGGGAGAGCTACTGCCCATTTCAGTCACCACTCCCTAACGCAGGACCCCAGCACAGGGCCTTCCCCTGCACACACTCAATGCCAAGTGCAGATACTGCTGACACCCCAGCCCTCATGCCGGGAACCACGCTGCaatccccagcccagctgcttgcCGCCTCTGTTGACATAGagccccttctccctcctcctgtccCGCAGGGCCTTGCCAAGGAGCATCACAGCCTCATGGAATTGTCCCAAGGCGTAGCAGTGCATGGCACAGTTGTTATAGCTGAgcgccagctgctgctgagcctccTGGGCCTCCAGGCCCCACTGGGGCACCCAGCTCCCTCACCCAGGTGAAGTCCCCACAGGCTGCACTGAAGTCCTTGAGCCATCAGAGGAGGGTCATGCCATGACACAGGGCCAGAGACAGGAAAGCTTGGAGGCCAACAGAGCTGACCAGCCATGGTGAGACTCTCATTACCTGAGGGTGAAGAATTTGGTGGCCAAGGGGTTCACTCTCAAGGGCAAAACTGATCTTCAGCAAGGCCCCACGCCCAGCCCTACACAGGGCCTTGGACACCACCTTTGCCTTGGCCTCCTGGCCTCATCTCAGCAGCCTCCACCTCAGGGCCTGAGCAGCTccgtgctgcagctgcagctccagggcCCGTCAGATGTCCTGGTGACACAGGGCCAGCTGTCTGGGGAGGCCAGGTACCCTCCGAGCCTGGCACTTCCCAGCATATCCCCAGCCCCCAGGAGGGAAAGCAGGGCCCCTCAGGGACCGGAGTGGCCATACCTGCCCAAAGCGTTCATAGAAGGAGGCACAGAGCATGCACAGATCAGGGTTCTTCATGTTCTCCTCCAGTTCTCTGTTGAGCATCTGGAGGCACTCTGGGAACTTGTTGAGATCCGCAAGGCACATGGTGCTGCAAGAGGAGACAGGCAAGGCTGGAGGCAGCCCACGGCAGGGCCAGAGGAGCTGGGCAGCCTAGTGCTGCCCTGGCTTTACCTCCTCTGGCAAAACACCCTGTGGGGAGGCTGCAGCGAGGCTGCCTGTGTGAAGGCCTCCAGGGTCTCATAGTAGCGCTCCTGGTTGAGCAGACACTGGCGCTGCAGGTAAGCCCTGTCAGCCTCAGCAGAGGCCAGGGCTGTGGACATGGTGTGGGGAACGGTGGCTACCCTGAAGGGCAAGGGCCAGATgagccaggcagggctgctcccatgCAGGCACCAGTGTGAGCACCTTCCTGAAGTTCAGCATGGCCAACTGGAAGTCACAGAACTGGAGGAAGGCCTCTGCCCATACTCATACAGCTCTGGCCACACCACAGACAACCCTCAGCCCATGctggcc
The Phalacrocorax aristotelis chromosome 17, bGulAri2.1, whole genome shotgun sequence genome window above contains:
- the SH2D3C gene encoding SH2 domain-containing protein 3C isoform X3, whose translation is MTERCSLWSALSAAACCFYRGSFMQVQFSKEKYILDSSPEKLHKELEEELKLSSTDLRSHAWYHGRIPREVSESLVQRNGDFLIRDSLTSLGDYVLTCRWRNEPLHFKINKVTVKSSDGHTRVQYLFEQESFDNVPALVRFYVGNRKAISEQSGAIVYCPINRTFPLRYLEASYGLANGKHGGPHSPATQKGGHIKRRSITMTDGLTADKITRAEGCPTSVSLPHHRDIIRNCAVSVDQIQDLHSPMSPISENPASPAYSTVTRLKPHACQATGIAPASPVIRRSSEPQLCPGNNSKPLPDPAHSTHSTPCHGYTRTSPSPSVNSYSDPDTGHYCQLHPTSPVSRDRPAHDNKQLPAKSYMERLKVEEGQRGTVENGSGEAEAGQRLKGEMDFMAFVPPTIETTSSFNPAAFQSLLIPQENKPLEMAVLKKVKELLAEVDVKTLAKHITNVDCLVARILGVTVEMQRLMGVSSGMELLTLPHGHQLRLDLLERFHTMSIMIAVDILGCTGSTEERAALLHKTIQLAAELKSTMGNMFSFAAVMNALEMTQIARLEQTWMVLRQRHTEGAILYEKKLKPFLKSLNEGKEGPPLTNTTFPHIMPLVTLLERDEALTDSPEPWDTTDNGVEVVMAHLEAARMVAHHGGLYHTNAEVKLQGFQGRAELLEVFSTEFQLRLLWGSRGAESSQAERYEKFDKVLTALSHKLEPAVRFSEL
- the SH2D3C gene encoding SH2 domain-containing protein 3C isoform X1, yielding MAEGQKRASFKKFKFFKFKGFGSLSSIPRSFTLRRMSVAPSSPESLGQGLTPPHGFLEEPFNSTQDDLNTMPKSPGPYARSSDMYSHMGTMPRLNLGKAGKSLDKAKSGQSCREKGTLSDKTPRTAPLPNPKASNMSSTPDLGMDSPSATGQAEQDEEKAQPMDTPGAAMTRTDQEPGGNVSCPRTEALSSIPAPNPSQTLSPGTAAGVETANGDLPGKGQEHPSESSLDSPHDGLESGSEYVKFSKEKYILDSSPEKLHKELEEELKLSSTDLRSHAWYHGRIPREVSESLVQRNGDFLIRDSLTSLGDYVLTCRWRNEPLHFKINKVTVKSSDGHTRVQYLFEQESFDNVPALVRFYVGNRKAISEQSGAIVYCPINRTFPLRYLEASYGLANGKHGGPHSPATQKGGHIKRRSITMTDGLTADKITRAEGCPTSVSLPHHRDIIRNCAVSVDQIQDLHSPMSPISENPASPAYSTVTRLKPHACQATGIAPASPVIRRSSEPQLCPGNNSKPLPDPAHSTHSTPCHGYTRTSPSPSVNSYSDPDTGHYCQLHPTSPVSRDRPAHDNKQLPAKSYMERLKVEEGQRGTVENGSGEAEAGQRLKGEMDFMAFVPPTIETTSSFNPAAFQSLLIPQENKPLEMAVLKKVKELLAEVDVKTLAKHITNVDCLVARILGVTVEMQRLMGVSSGMELLTLPHGHQLRLDLLERFHTMSIMIAVDILGCTGSTEERAALLHKTIQLAAELKSTMGNMFSFAAVMNALEMTQIARLEQTWMVLRQRHTEGAILYEKKLKPFLKSLNEGKEGPPLTNTTFPHIMPLVTLLERDEALTDSPEPWDTTDNGVEVVMAHLEAARMVAHHGGLYHTNAEVKLQGFQGRAELLEVFSTEFQLRLLWGSRGAESSQAERYEKFDKVLTALSHKLEPAVRFSEL
- the SH2D3C gene encoding SH2 domain-containing protein 3C isoform X2, whose protein sequence is MTAVGRRFPTLGQGSPHDGLESGSEYVKFSKEKYILDSSPEKLHKELEEELKLSSTDLRSHAWYHGRIPREVSESLVQRNGDFLIRDSLTSLGDYVLTCRWRNEPLHFKINKVTVKSSDGHTRVQYLFEQESFDNVPALVRFYVGNRKAISEQSGAIVYCPINRTFPLRYLEASYGLANGKHGGPHSPATQKGGHIKRRSITMTDGLTADKITRAEGCPTSVSLPHHRDIIRNCAVSVDQIQDLHSPMSPISENPASPAYSTVTRLKPHACQATGIAPASPVIRRSSEPQLCPGNNSKPLPDPAHSTHSTPCHGYTRTSPSPSVNSYSDPDTGHYCQLHPTSPVSRDRPAHDNKQLPAKSYMERLKVEEGQRGTVENGSGEAEAGQRLKGEMDFMAFVPPTIETTSSFNPAAFQSLLIPQENKPLEMAVLKKVKELLAEVDVKTLAKHITNVDCLVARILGVTVEMQRLMGVSSGMELLTLPHGHQLRLDLLERFHTMSIMIAVDILGCTGSTEERAALLHKTIQLAAELKSTMGNMFSFAAVMNALEMTQIARLEQTWMVLRQRHTEGAILYEKKLKPFLKSLNEGKEGPPLTNTTFPHIMPLVTLLERDEALTDSPEPWDTTDNGVEVVMAHLEAARMVAHHGGLYHTNAEVKLQGFQGRAELLEVFSTEFQLRLLWGSRGAESSQAERYEKFDKVLTALSHKLEPAVRFSEL
- the TOR2A gene encoding prosalusin isoform X1, whose amino-acid sequence is MAPGAAVLLRALRFLLLLAAAARPAAAWDLWALRCGFSADCECGFGPDLRGLECDLAMNLVGQPLVRQQVMKGVTEFLENQNPVKPLVMSFHGSTGTGKTYVSSMLIRYLFQGGLQSPYVHHFSPIVHFPHAEQIEQYKESLKRWIQGNLTNCGRSAFLFDEMDKMHPGLVDVIIPFLGPSWVVYGTNYRKAIFIFISNAGGEQINEMTLDLWRAHKDREEISLQDLELAISKAVFENPQSGFWKSGIINEHLIDFVVPFLPLKRHHVKQCVISELVQQGLEVRPDVVQEVADSIPYFPEEEKIFSSTGCKTVASRISFFL
- the TOR2A gene encoding prosalusin isoform X2 encodes the protein MNLVGQPLVRQQVMKGVTEFLENQNPVKPLVMSFHGSTGTGKTYVSSMLIRYLFQGGLQSPYVHHFSPIVHFPHAEQIEQYKESLKRWIQGNLTNCGRSAFLFDEMDKMHPGLVDVIIPFLGPSWVVYGTNYRKAIFIFISNAGGEQINEMTLDLWRAHKDREEISLQDLELAISKAVFENPQSGFWKSGIINEHLIDFVVPFLPLKRHHVKQCVISELVQQGLEVRPDVVQEVADSIPYFPEEEKIFSSTGCKTVASRISFFL